TCGCTTCCAGCACGAGCGACCGCAGCGCGTGCGCGGTTTTTCTTGCTGCTCGGCTTGCTCTTCGGCGGCGGTGGGCCTTTGGGGCCTTCCCTACGAGGTTTAGCCGGGCCGCGTTCAGACCCTCCGGCACCCGCTTTGGGCTTGCCTTTGGGCTTGTCGCCCGCGGGCCGACGCGGGGCCACAGCGCCATGTGCGCCGTCATCAGCGGTATGATCCTTTGCCCCTTTGTAACGCGGTTTGCGATCTTCGGGTTTGGGTTTGCGGCGCTTGGGCGCGGGGTCGTCATTCCACTCGACCGGGGGGGTGTTACCCTTACGGTGACGCGGCTTTCCAGGTTTGTCAAAGTCGCGCTTCGGCCGTTTAAACTCGGGTACATTGGGTGCACCGTCAAGCCGCACAAGTTCCTTTGTTTTCTCGATCCGCATGCCCGACCCGATTGCCGATACAAAGCCGTCCACAGCGCTTTCACGGATTTCGATATAGGACTGTTCATCCGCGATGCGAATAGCGCCGATTTCGTCTTTCGTGATCTTGCCCGCCTTGCAGATCATTGGCAGCAAATGACGTGGCGACGCATTTTGGTTGCGTCCTTCCGAGATCGAGAACCACACACTGGGGCCGAACGCCGCTTTGGGCTTCCGTTTCTGATCCGTAACCGTCTGCAATTCCTCGGGGGCCGAGTGGCGTATCTTGTATTGCCGCAGATAGGCCGCAGCCAACTGCTCCGGCGTGAACTTTTCAACAAGCTGCGCAACGGCGGATTGTTCGCTATCGGCGATCTCGACCGTCCAGTCATCCGAGGCAAGCATCCGCTGCTCGTCGCGCCCATGCACATCCTCGGCCGAGGGGGCAGAGCCCCATTCAGCGTTCAGTTTGGCAAATTTCAAAATGCGTTCGGCCTTCTTGCGCGCCGACGGCACAACAACCAGAGCACTCACGCCCTTGCGTCCGGCCCGTCCGGTCCGGCCCGAGCGGTGCAGAAGGGTTTCGTGGCTGCTTGGCAGTTCGGCATGAACCACAAGATCCAAGTTGGGCAGGTCGATCCCGCGTGCAGCCACATCGGTCGCCACACAAACGCGCGCGCGCCCGTCGCGCATCGCTTGAAGCGCGTTGGAGCGTTCGCTCTGGGTCAATTCGCCAGACAGGGCCACAACCGCAAAGCCACGGTTTGACAGCCGCGCAGTCAGCCGCGAAACCATCGCGCGGGTGTTGCAGAACACGATCGAGTTCGGCGCTTCGTAATAGCGCAGCACATTGATGATCGCGTGTTCATTGTCTTGGGAAGCGACCGCCATGGCGCGATATTCGATATCGCTGTGTTGTTTCTGTTCACCAACAGTCGAGACGCGTTCGGCGTCGCGTTGATAGCTTTTGGCAAGCTTGGTGATGGCGTTGGGAACCGTGGCCGAGAACAGCAGCGTCTGACGGTCAGACGGCGTTTCCTCAAGGATGAATTCAAGATCTTCGCGGAACCCCAGATCCAGCATCTCGTCGGCTTCGTCCAGCACAACGGCCCGGATTTGTGTCAGGTCGATGGATCCGCGCATGATATGGTCACGCAGGCGTCCCGGCGTGGCGACAACGACATGTGCGCCCCGTGCCAAGGCGCGACGTTCGTCGCGCATATCCATACCACCTACGCAGGATGCCAGAAATGCGCCCGCATCGGCATAGAGCCAGCTAAGTTCACGTTTGACCTGCATCGCCAGTTCACGCGTCGGGGCGATGACCAACGCAAGCGGCGCACCAGACGAACCGAATTTGTCTTCGTCCCCAAGCAATGTCGGCGCGATGGCCAGCCCGAACCCAATCGTCTTGCCCGATCCGGTCTGGGCCGAAACCAACAGGTCGCGACCTTCCAAATCCGATGTGGTGACCGCCTGCTGGACAGGGGTTAAAGTGTCATAGCCCTTACGGGCAAGCGCATCTGCGATGGTTTTTTTCACGAGTAAGGTTCTTTGTGTTTCCTGGCTGGCGCAAGCCCGCTGCCTGTGCCTTGTCCTAGGTTAAGACTGCCGTCTATCGGGTGCAAAGGGGTTTGTATAGGTCTAGTGCGCCCAGATATCTGTGCACTTGGCGTCGAAAACACACCCAATGCAGGAAGAAAACCGTTCTTTAGGAGAGAAGAGCGTTGCGCCTGACGAGATCGACCTTTTCATCCAAAAGTGAAGCAGTCTTGTGCACATATGAAACGCACACCGTTAAACCGGCCCAAGCGTCACACTGAATGATCCTTCAGCGGAAATGCCAGAGCTATAATCAATCGTCCTTCCGAAGTCGCCGCTGGTGCCGAAAGACGAGCTGAATGTGCCAGAAAGCGAGATCTCGTTTCCGTCGATCACAACGGAAGCCTGATCCAGAACCAACGCGCTGGTGTCCGGATTGCCGTACAACCGTTGTGTTTTCCCACCTTCGTATTTCATCAACCGCATTTCGACGGCGTTGGGCTGACCTCCAACATACTCAAAGCCCAGTGTCATTCCGGGAAACGTTTTTCTGGTGTCATCGTCGGCTCCGCTCAACCAAATGTTCAGGCTTGCGTAGCTCTCGGACCCCGACCAATCGCTCTGCATGGCGTTCAGCTTGAATTGGTATTCGGTGCCATCAACGGTAAGTGAAGCTGTGCCTGCTTCCTCCGCCGATCCTATGGTCGCCACCATAAGGCCGACTACAATTGAAATACTTCCCACGAGTTTTCTCATCATTCCCCAATCCTCCAAGCAAAACCGCGACAAAACTAAATATAGAGTGAGGTTGGACCAGAAGGGGCTTGAGTTCAAGAAAACCTGACGCACCCTACCCCGCATCTCTCAACGCCAGAGCCACCCGAGCATCCCTCACGATCTTCACAACGCAACATGCCTGCGGCAGCGACACACCGTCCCCTGCATATTAGAACTGCTGATATAAGTGGGAGGCTGATCAGACGTTTCAGGCAGACCGGGCGGCAGCCCATGTCAGACACACTTTCAAACCTCCCAGCGGAGATTGCTCAAGTGAAAGGGTGCAGCCATGGGTCTGGGCCATACGCTGCGCGATGCTCAGACCCAAACCCGTGCCCGGCTGTTCCGGGTCCAGTCGGGTTCCACGCGCAAGCACTGCGTCGTGTTCGGTTTGCGGGATACCTGGGCCGTCATCTTCAACGCTCAGGAACACCTGTGCGTCATCGCGTCCGCCGCGTACAGCAATCCTGCCTTCCGACCATTTCACCGCGTTGTCCAGAAGGTTGCCCAACAGCTCGGTCAGGTCGAACTCGTCGAACGGAAGAAGCAGTGTACCGGGTAAATCGATTTCCCATTGGATGTGCTCGGCGCCGGGTTGGCGGCCAAGCGCCTTGTGCAAGCGTTCAATGATCGGGCCAGCATCGCATTGGCGCAGGATCTGTTGGCTGTCGCGGCTTGATGCCAGTTCGCGTTCAACGATGTGCTGGATGCTGGTGATCTCTGTCACAAGATCTTCTGCCAGATCATCATGACCGGCCCGCCGCACTTTGCGCTCGATTCCATGCATGATCGTCAGTGGTGTCTTCAGGCCATGGGCCAAGTCACCCGCGCGCGATCGGGCGCGTTCCAGCGCCTCGGCGTTGGCATTCAGCAACTGGTTCACCTCTTCAACCAGCGGCAGGACTTCGGTCGGATAATCCGAAGACAGCCGTCCGTTTGGAGTTTGCGAGACACCGGCGACTTCGGATCTAACCTTCTGCAGCGGACCAAGCCCCAAGCGGACCTGAAACCAGCTTGCAACCAACAAAAACAGTCCCAGAACCGCCAGCCAAAAGACCGAGTTCATGGTGAAGCGGGATACCGAAATATCCAAGCCGGCCCGGTCGATTGCCACCGTCAGGAAGACCTCGCGTCGGCTCTCTCCGTCGCCCATTGTGATGACCCAGCTGGCGGCAGCAACCGGCTCACCTGTGCCGGTGATCACATCGGCAAAAACTATCAAGCCCGCTGTCTGCGGACGGACCAGCTCCAACGGTGCCGCCCAGAAGGACGGTGACAACAGCGGGTCGGTGTCATCCACCTGCACTTGCCAATAGTATCCCGACAGCGCCTGATTGAATCGCGGATCGGGGATCGGGACGATCTCGACCTCACCCGCGCTATTCATCGAGACATTCCCGCTTAGAAGGATCAGGTAAGTCTCAAGTTCGTCCCGTGCACGATCCTCAAAATAGAGGCGGAACAGGAAGTTGAACACAATGGCAGTCGCCACCAAGGCAATCGCTGTTGTCATGGCCGCGGCCAGCAACAGGCGCAGGCTCAGCGACATCTTCATGCGTCTTCTCCGGCGATCATATATCCAAAACCGCGACGTGTTTCGATCAGGCCACCGCCAATTTTGCGGCGAAGACGCCCAACCAGAACCTCGACCGCGTTGCTGTCAGGTTCTTGATCTCGGTAATAGATGTTCTCGACCAGCTCTTCCTGAGTCACTACCTGTCCACGATGGTGCATCAGGTAGTTCAGCAGCCGATATTCCAGCGGTGTGATCTTCAGCGGGCGACCATCGACCGAGACGCGCATCTGACGCAGATCGACCCTGAGCGGCCCGGCCTCGAGGATCGTGGCCTTCTGTCCACTGGACCGGCGCAACAGGGCACGCAGACGCGCGACCAGCTCCTCCATCTGAAACGGTTTGCCCAGATAGTCATCTGCACCCGCGTCGATCCCTTCGACCCGTTCGTTCCAGTTCGCGCGTGCCGTCAGCAGAATTACCGGCAGGTCCAGCCCCTCGTCCCGCCATTTGCGCAGCACCGAAAGGCCGTCGCGCTTAGGCAAGCCGATGTCGAGGATCGCAGCTGCGTAGCTTTCGGTGCTTCCCAAAAACCAGCCTTCTTCGCCATCGTGGGCGATTTCGGGGATCAGCCCCTCGCCTTCCAGAACATCCGCGATCAGCTCGGCAATCTTGTGTTCATCTTCGACGATCAGGATACGCATTCAACACTTCCGCATGCTTGTGATCTGGCCCGAACCTGCATCGACCGTGACCGAAACGACCGCGCCGGATTGGTCAACGATCAGAACCCGATAGGTCGATCGCTGTCCTTTGTCAGAGAATCCGACTTGCAGCAACTTCCCTGGCTGCTTGGTCTGAACTTTCTTCAGGACTTCTTTCAACGGCCGCGCGTCTCCGCGTGCAATCGCACGCTGCGCGCGTTTGTAGTCTTGGCGCGAAATCTGAGCGTTCCCCGATATCGAAGAGCTTCGGCATGTCCCCGGTCCGCTGGGGCCGCTGGGGCCGGTCGGCGTCCCTTTGCCCGAGCCTCTCGGATCGGTTGGGCCGCTCGGTCCGCTGGGAGGGCTGGCCGCCGAGGGTCTGGACGCCGGACTGGGTGCAGAAGCCGGGCTAGGTGCGGAGGCCGGGCTGGCAGGCGACGCTGCGCTGGCAGGAGAGGCGGTCGACGAAGCCCTCGCCTGGCTCAATCCAACCAGACTGGGTGCCATATAGGCTCCAGCGGCCCCCAATCCTAACCGGAGCAGGGCAGCGCGACGTGATATGCGTTTTCCGTCGCTCATTGCGCAGCCATATCCTGGGATCTGGGGACGATCAGATGCGCTCGGGCCAAGCCACGCATCAAGTTTTCGCAATCCGCAGCGATCTGTTCGACGGCCACATCGGGAAAGGCTGCTGTCAGGATTTCGACAACCTCGCCATGATCGGTCGGTTCCTCCAAAAGGGTCCAGATTGCTGCCGACACCGGGTTCAGACGGAAAATGCCGATCCCTGATCCATCGGCCAGAAAACACTCGTCGCCCACCGCGCTTTCGGTCACGCCTGCGGCCTGTTCATAGCGAAGTTCCTTGACGAAATTTGCGGCAGGGCGCGCAAGTTGGTCCAGCGGAGCTTGGCGATCATCCTGTGCAAACTCAGTCAGTTGGGCGGCGGGGAGGGTCGCAAGATCAGGATGGGCTGATAGGTATTCTGCAGCCTCTTCGGCACAATGATAACTCAGCCGGAAAATTGGCAGGTTTCGGGATAGAAGATCGATCGAACGCAGAATCGCCCCCGCATGACGTGTGCGGGCGAAGTTCTGAGTAATCAGGCTGGCCAGCGCGTCCTCGCGCGCCATGGTGCTCAGACACGGCGGTCGCGGCTCTTCGCAACGCTCAAGCATTACCATCGCGCCCAGTGGCAGCGTTTCGCCCCACGTGGCAACTGGCGCATTGGAAAGGTACTTGTACTGGCGGTTCGACGGGCCGGGATCCTGCGCGACCTCGGCATGGAAGGCGTCGCTGAAACCTTCAGGCAGGGGCAGACGCAGGCGCGGTTGAATGCCATTCGCGATGCCTTCACAAGTCTGAGTCTCGGCGTCCACACGCACCGGCAAAAAATCGTCGGAGTACAAGGGCCTACCCAGGCGCGCCAAGGCAATAGCCAATGTGCTTTTGCCGGCACG
The Aliiroseovarius pelagivivens DNA segment above includes these coding regions:
- a CDS encoding DEAD/DEAH box helicase; the encoded protein is MKKTIADALARKGYDTLTPVQQAVTTSDLEGRDLLVSAQTGSGKTIGFGLAIAPTLLGDEDKFGSSGAPLALVIAPTRELAMQVKRELSWLYADAGAFLASCVGGMDMRDERRALARGAHVVVATPGRLRDHIMRGSIDLTQIRAVVLDEADEMLDLGFREDLEFILEETPSDRQTLLFSATVPNAITKLAKSYQRDAERVSTVGEQKQHSDIEYRAMAVASQDNEHAIINVLRYYEAPNSIVFCNTRAMVSRLTARLSNRGFAVVALSGELTQSERSNALQAMRDGRARVCVATDVAARGIDLPNLDLVVHAELPSSHETLLHRSGRTGRAGRKGVSALVVVPSARKKAERILKFAKLNAEWGSAPSAEDVHGRDEQRMLASDDWTVEIADSEQSAVAQLVEKFTPEQLAAAYLRQYKIRHSAPEELQTVTDQKRKPKAAFGPSVWFSISEGRNQNASPRHLLPMICKAGKITKDEIGAIRIADEQSYIEIRESAVDGFVSAIGSGMRIEKTKELVRLDGAPNVPEFKRPKRDFDKPGKPRHRKGNTPPVEWNDDPAPKRRKPKPEDRKPRYKGAKDHTADDGAHGAVAPRRPAGDKPKGKPKAGAGGSERGPAKPRREGPKGPPPPKSKPSSKKNRARAAVARAGSDTPKRRK
- a CDS encoding sensor histidine kinase, whose amino-acid sequence is MKMSLSLRLLLAAAMTTAIALVATAIVFNFLFRLYFEDRARDELETYLILLSGNVSMNSAGEVEIVPIPDPRFNQALSGYYWQVQVDDTDPLLSPSFWAAPLELVRPQTAGLIVFADVITGTGEPVAAASWVITMGDGESRREVFLTVAIDRAGLDISVSRFTMNSVFWLAVLGLFLLVASWFQVRLGLGPLQKVRSEVAGVSQTPNGRLSSDYPTEVLPLVEEVNQLLNANAEALERARSRAGDLAHGLKTPLTIMHGIERKVRRAGHDDLAEDLVTEITSIQHIVERELASSRDSQQILRQCDAGPIIERLHKALGRQPGAEHIQWEIDLPGTLLLPFDEFDLTELLGNLLDNAVKWSEGRIAVRGGRDDAQVFLSVEDDGPGIPQTEHDAVLARGTRLDPEQPGTGLGLSIAQRMAQTHGCTLSLEQSPLGGLKVCLTWAAARSA
- a CDS encoding response regulator transcription factor, with the translated sequence MRILIVEDEHKIAELIADVLEGEGLIPEIAHDGEEGWFLGSTESYAAAILDIGLPKRDGLSVLRKWRDEGLDLPVILLTARANWNERVEGIDAGADDYLGKPFQMEELVARLRALLRRSSGQKATILEAGPLRVDLRQMRVSVDGRPLKITPLEYRLLNYLMHHRGQVVTQEELVENIYYRDQEPDSNAVEVLVGRLRRKIGGGLIETRRGFGYMIAGEDA
- a CDS encoding PepSY domain-containing protein, encoding MKEVLKKVQTKQPGKLLQVGFSDKGQRSTYRVLIVDQSGAVVSVTVDAGSGQITSMRKC
- a CDS encoding PqqD family protein, producing the protein MISDKWERNVVEPQYVQLDGLEHPVALENADEIAAMLPAALSSWPHRILSTPPPEPPFITVRPAGQDRWNVLHADQPDAPRIWDGVNTVCDIVAEMAWERLRSDPDLFCLHAAAIDFNGRLVAMPNARRAGKSTLAIALARLGRPLYSDDFLPVRVDAETQTCEGIANGIQPRLRLPLPEGFSDAFHAEVAQDPGPSNRQYKYLSNAPVATWGETLPLGAMVMLERCEEPRPPCLSTMAREDALASLITQNFARTRHAGAILRSIDLLSRNLPIFRLSYHCAEEAAEYLSAHPDLATLPAAQLTEFAQDDRQAPLDQLARPAANFVKELRYEQAAGVTESAVGDECFLADGSGIGIFRLNPVSAAIWTLLEEPTDHGEVVEILTAAFPDVAVEQIAADCENLMRGLARAHLIVPRSQDMAAQ